The genomic interval ACTTGATTCATTTGGAAAGCAAACTAAAATCGGAAGGTGAGGCTGAATATCGAGTTGCTCTATTTCATGACCAATGCCTTTACCGATGCCGGTCTCTCCTTTGATAAAGAAAGGGACATCAGCCCCAAGATCACGGCTCAGGTCAATAAGCTCATCATCGCTAAGCCCCATCTGTTCAATTTTGTTCAGCATCCGCAACGTAAGGGCGGCGTTACTGCTCCCACCACCAAGACCTGCGCCGGTAGGAATACGCTTTTCTACCCGAATCAAATAATTATGTTTTAGTCCTACATATCGATCAAGGGCGGCCACGGCTTTATTAATAAGGTTACTGCCGTCAGTGGGGATCTCCTCGTCGCTGAGCTCCAATTTCATCTCCGGAGCCTGCTTCACTTCGAAACGATCGCGCCAGTCTACAAAACAAAACCCGGTCTCTATATGATGGTACCCGGTGGACAGCCGTTCCAGTACGTGCAGTCCGAGGTTAATTTTCGCATAAGAATCTGCTATCCAAGTTTCATTACTCATAACATTCCAACATTTCTAAAATATATTACAGACTTACTTATCGAGCCCTGAAATCGATACTAAAACAAACTCAGCGTTTCGTTCAGGATAATACAGGTTGTCCCATACTATAGTAATCAACATTAGAAAACTAACATATGGTCAGCTATAGTAAATATTCATCTACGCAGCCAACTAATTTTGTTTACTTGTAAGCTTCCCAACAAATAACCATTAATTAACATACTCATCTTTAATTTCCATCATATAATCGAAAGCGGCATCATGCTCGTTGGGAATTTTTCCATCTAAAATAGCTTCTTTGATAGCATCTTTGATGTCCCCGATTACCGGACCTGGGTCAATGTCTAGGGCATCCATTATCTCATCGCCACTCACAGGGTTCGTCCAGTTACGGATGCGATCTTTCTTTTCAACCTTTTTAATCTTCTCTTCTACGTGGTCAAAATTTTGGTTGTACCGCTTCACCTTGTAATCATTTTTGCTGGTAATATCGGCACGGCATAACATCATCAAATCGTCAATATCATTTCCTGCTTCATAAATGAGCCGCCGTACGGCACTGTCCGTTACTTCATCCGATACCAACGCAATGGGACGTAGGTGCAGACGCACCAACTTACGAACATATCGCATCCGTTCATCCAGCGGTAGCCCTAATCGTCGAAAGATAGATTCTACCCAGCTGGCACCCAGCGCATCGTGCCCGTGGAATGTCCAGCCGGTTCCTTCTTTAAACTTCTGCGTTGCAGGCTTGGCAATATCGTGCATAATCGCTGCCCAACGCAGCCACAGATCTCCACCCATTTCGGCCACATTATCGAGCACTTTTAACGTATGCCAAAAATTATCTTTGTGGCGTACCCCGCGCACTTCGCGCACGCCGTGAAGCTTCACTAATTCCGGGAAAAAGTGGTGCAATATTCCTGTTTTAAATAAGTGGCTAAAACCAATGGAAGGCTTCGGTGACATTACAATTTTATTGAGCTCTTCGATAATCCGCTCTTTGGATATGATAGTGATGCGTTCGGCCATCTCTTCAATGCCTTTATACGTTTCGGGAGCAATATCGAACT from Fodinibius salinus carries:
- the ispE gene encoding 4-(cytidine 5'-diphospho)-2-C-methyl-D-erythritol kinase — translated: MSNETWIADSYAKINLGLHVLERLSTGYHHIETGFCFVDWRDRFEVKQAPEMKLELSDEEIPTDGSNLINKAVAALDRYVGLKHNYLIRVEKRIPTGAGLGGGSSNAALTLRMLNKIEQMGLSDDELIDLSRDLGADVPFFIKGETGIGKGIGHEIEQLDIQPHLPILVCFPNESSNTKEAYKYCQPDPDPDFDLKKTLTETPVDEWRYTLFNDLEQAVFPQVHVSGNLKDQMYEFGAIYASMTGSGSAVFGIFEQDFVATDAYKRLLDLDFPCSLTKPGFEPDYGIYRKG
- a CDS encoding CCA tRNA nucleotidyltransferase — its product is MEDISPKHKEVFNVISAAGAAVEQPVYVVGGYVRDFYLNRTKDADELDIDFVTVGSGITLAKEIADRLDADNLSVFKQFGTAHIKHENMDLEFVGARKESYNRDSRKPVVEDGTLEEDQLRRDFTINALSWSLNEDNFGELIDPFEGIQDLKKQLIRTPVDPGQTFDDDPLRMMRAIRFATELQFDIAPETYKGIEEMAERITIISKERIIEELNKIVMSPKPSIGFSHLFKTGILHHFFPELVKLHGVREVRGVRHKDNFWHTLKVLDNVAEMGGDLWLRWAAIMHDIAKPATQKFKEGTGWTFHGHDALGASWVESIFRRLGLPLDERMRYVRKLVRLHLRPIALVSDEVTDSAVRRLIYEAGNDIDDLMMLCRADITSKNDYKVKRYNQNFDHVEEKIKKVEKKDRIRNWTNPVSGDEIMDALDIDPGPVIGDIKDAIKEAILDGKIPNEHDAAFDYMMEIKDEYVN